From the genome of Rhodothermales bacterium, one region includes:
- a CDS encoding aminotransferase class III-fold pyridoxal phosphate-dependent enzyme, translating into MVEMTGQMIRSMPPTDHVPQPYSGPSLEDVLATRKHYCHPSVFAYYKEPLMIVEGYMQYLYDESGRRYLDMLAGIVTVSCGHCHPKILERTQRQLEKLQHATTIYLHPNLPLFAKNLASKMPPGLDVTYFVSSGSEANELAINMARVFTGNTDIIAVRNSYHGMSSTSMGLTSHHTWKHVIPQGYRIHHAICPDPYRNPFDGSPQEIAHKSAEDIRELIKFSTPGQIAGYIAEPIQGVGGATHGAPNYLGEAYAIVREHGGLCIADEVQTGFGRTGNHYWGFQNFDVV; encoded by the coding sequence ATGGTAGAAATGACAGGGCAGATGATCCGTTCGATGCCGCCCACCGATCACGTGCCTCAACCCTATAGCGGGCCGTCGCTCGAAGACGTCCTCGCAACACGAAAGCACTACTGCCACCCGTCCGTCTTCGCATACTACAAGGAGCCGCTGATGATCGTCGAAGGATACATGCAGTATCTCTACGACGAGTCGGGCCGCCGGTATCTCGACATGCTCGCCGGAATCGTGACCGTTTCATGTGGTCACTGTCATCCGAAGATTCTCGAGCGCACGCAACGGCAATTGGAGAAACTGCAGCACGCAACGACAATCTATCTTCATCCGAATCTTCCGCTCTTCGCGAAGAATCTGGCGTCGAAGATGCCGCCGGGGCTGGACGTCACATACTTCGTGAGCAGCGGGAGCGAAGCGAACGAACTCGCCATCAACATGGCGAGGGTCTTCACAGGGAACACCGATATCATTGCGGTTCGCAATAGCTATCACGGTATGTCTTCGACGTCCATGGGATTGACGTCGCACCACACGTGGAAGCACGTCATTCCACAGGGATATCGTATTCATCATGCCATTTGTCCGGATCCGTACCGGAATCCGTTCGACGGGTCGCCGCAAGAGATCGCCCACAAGAGCGCGGAAGACATTCGCGAGCTCATCAAGTTCTCGACGCCGGGACAGATTGCCGGCTACATCGCCGAGCCTATCCAGGGTGTGGGTGGTGCGACCCACGGAGCTCCGAACTACCTCGGTGAGGCGTACGCAATCGTGCGCGAACATGGCGGTCTCTGTATTGCCGACGAGGTGCAGACCGGTTTCGGTCGCACCGGTAATCACTACTGGGGATTTCAGAACTTCGACGTAGT